A single window of Leishmania panamensis strain MHOM/PA/94/PSC-1 chromosome 35 sequence DNA harbors:
- a CDS encoding hypothetical protein (TriTrypDB/GeneDB-style sysID: LpmP.35.0380), whose amino-acid sequence MADNDGELSNVNPELLRLCANPEDWREQRRRAMKAKIFGNGAQVDSSAAAETYLPMDRTAGPSPSSAPQPSVSTYAGQQAPVSKQAAESYILQQLLSHKRHREETNTQQASAPARTPQLHPQQPPPTSQGHELSLKEKLMRKYRRD is encoded by the coding sequence ATGGCAGACAACGATGGGGAACTGTCGAATGTCAATCCGGAGCTTTTGAGGCTCTGTGCCAACCCGGAGGACTggcgcgagcagcggcgtcgcgccATGAAAGCAAAAATCTTTGGCAACGGTGCTCAGGTGGACTCctcggctgcagcggagaCATACCTGCCGATGGACAGAACTGCTGGTCCGTCACCGTCATCCGCCCCGCAGCCATCTGTTTCCACGTACGCAGGCCAACAAGCTCCGGTGTCGAAGCAGGCGGCGGAGTCGTACatccttcagcagctcctgtCGCACAAACGTCACCGCGAGGAGACGAACACCCAGCAGGCAAGCGCACCTGCCAGGACACCTCAGCTGcatccgcagcagccgccccCAACTTCGCAGGGCCATGAACTTTCCTTGAAGGAGAAGCTGATGCGCAAGTACAGGAGAGACTGA
- a CDS encoding phosphatidylinositol-4-phosphate 5-kinase-like protein (TriTrypDB/GeneDB-style sysID: LpmP.35.0370) → MGQVGGTATSGRGLTAPQVVAALRVTVEAQLKKADAAAPSSQAASCTRASLAEHSKAIKPVDCCAVQRLTVPSTDSKGKRVKVHVTEYAPNVFSFLRQLEGVADSHFADEWSLPEDCLRMELGEGRSQAFFLKSKTMAFMCKTISVEEVRVLLDILHAYMQHIAAHPGSLLMRFYMLLKVSVRKEKGYILCFNDIFAAASELHEKWDIKGRIPKPGKSFRNPDFLRRGSELNLHLIEAQKKRNGIVKPVTDASEKLYDREDGVVVKGAKGAQSPPTLHDKDLTRLFLLPQNTRKRLLEQLLRDYDFLNSAGMMDYSLLIGVTYHENKAPQSGRHCISDRMSNSAQHDAASASSWAEVRPASLAKDSHLSDKKTSHSMTPPGFANGVRSFCDQEIYYVGIIDVLTTYTMKKKGANFFKSFLWEQDMLSTIPPDYYARRLTSFTELIFPDASEESRDR, encoded by the coding sequence ATGGGTCAAGTCGGCGGTACTGCGACGAGCGGCCGTGGGCTCACGGCgccgcaggtggtggcggcgctgagggTAACAGTAGAAGCGCAGCTGAAGAAAGCggacgcagccgcaccatCCTCGCAGGCGGCGTCTTGTACTCGTGCCAGCCTAGCTGAGCACTCCAAGGCAATCAAGCCAGTGGACTGCTGCGCTGTCCAGCGACTCACCGTGCCATCGACGGACAGCAAGGGAAAGCGGGTGAAGGTACATGTCACTGAGTACGCTCCAAACGTGTTCTCCTTTCTTCGCCAGTTGGAGGGGGTGGCAGATTCACATTTCGCCGACGAGTGGTCGTTGCCTGAGGACTGCCTGAGGATGGAGCTAGGCGAGGGACGCTCTCAAGCGTTTTTCCTCAAATCAAAGACCATGGCGTTCATGTGTAAGACGATTTCAGTGGAGGAGGTTCGCGTTTTGCTCGATATCTTGCATGCTTACATGCAACACATTGCTGCTCATCCAGGGAGCCTCCTCATGCGTTTTTACATGCTTCTGAAAGTGTCAGTgcggaaagaaaagggatATATTTTGTGCTTCAACGACATCTTCGCGGCCGCCTCCGAGTTGCATGAAAAGTGGGACATCAAGGGTCGCATCCCGAAACCCGGCAAGTCCTTCCGCAACCCGGACTTCcttcgccgcggcagcgaacTCAATCTGCACCTCATTGAGGCCCAAAAGAAACGCAACGGGATTGTCAAACCCGTGACCGATGCGTCTGAGAAGCTCTACGACAGGGAGGATGGAGTCGTTGTGAAGGGGGCCAAGGGCGCGCAAAGTCCGCCCACACTGCACGACAAGGACCTGACACGGCTCTTCCTGTTACCACAGAACACACGCAAGCGACttctggagcagctgctccgcgacTATGACTTTCTTAATAGTGCGGGGATGATGGACTACTCGCTGCTCATCGGCGTCACCTATCACGAGAACAAAGCACCGCAGTCAGGGAGGCATTGTATCAGTGATAGGATGAGCAATTCAGCTCAGCACGACGCCGCATCTGCATCATCTTGGGCCGAGGTGCGGCCTGCCTCCCTTGCAAAGGACAGTCACCTGTCCGACAAGAAGACGAGTCATTCCATGACACCGCCAGGGTTTGCAAATGGCGTGCGCAGCTTTTGCGATCAGGAAATCTACTATGTTGGCATAATCGATGTGCTCACTACGTACACGATGAAGAAAAAGGGCGCCAACTTCTTCAAGTCATTTCTCTGGGAACAAGATATGCTGTCCACTATCCCACCCGACTACTACGCGCGTCGCCTCACATCGTTCACAGAGCTGATTTTCCCAGACGCGAGTGAGGAGTCGCGCGACAGGTAA